The following is a genomic window from Desulfatiglans sp..
CACAACAGCAGGAAACAGCCTGAGATGGGCACCAGAAAGGGAAGAGAGCCCGATTGCTGCAACATCCTCCTGTATGGCTGTGGAGGCTATCTCTTCAGGTGTCTGACGTATACCAGTATATATAACCTCAAACTCACTGTCCCTCAGTGCCCTTGCTATGATCTTTGCCCCGCGGTCATGGCCGTCCAGGCCGGGTTTGGCTATCAATACCCTGTTTTTAATCTTTTTAACGGTCATATTCTCCCCTGATCCGGGCATATTCCAACCCTGGACCCATTATTTCTTTTTACCGATTATACCGGCCCTGAATGCCTTTGTAAATCTACCGCAAAAGCGGTCTTTACCTAAAACCACGTCAGCAGCATAAAGTATCTCCCTGAGCTCCTGGTTTTCAGGGTCAATAATCGCACTGTCCATACCCGCTGCAATAGCGAGCACTGCAAATGCCTGGTTCACGATCGATCGCGCAGGCAGACCATAGGATATATTGCTTAAGCCCCCGGTTATATGTACATCAGGGTATTTCTTTAATATCTGGCGCATTGCATCAAAGGCCATGTTTCCGCTTTCAGTACTGGTTGATATGGTGCCCACAAGCGGATCAACATGCAGCTTATTGTCAGATAGCCCCCCCTTCCTTGTCATCTCAATGAGACTGTCAAGTATCTCAAGCCTTTTTTCAACGGTTGTGGGTATGCCGTCATCATCGCATGTAAGCACTATAAGCTCGGTCTGATGTTCACAGGCAAGCGGAAGAACCCCGTTTACCCTGATCTTTTCACCACTTAGCGAATTTAACATCGGATTCTTCTTTACAACAGTAAACCCGGCCTTAAGTGCCTCAGGGTTGGCAGAGTCAAGACACAGGGTGACATCAGTAACCTCCTGTATGGTAGTAATAAGCCATATCATGTCAGAAGGCTCCTTATCAGGCGATGTACCTGCGTTTACATCAAGAAAATCCACACCTGCCCTTACCTGTTTCAAGGCAAGTTCCTTTATAAAATCAGCATCTTTAGAGGCTATAGCCTCTTTTACACGCTTCCTGGTGCCGTTTATTTTTTCTCCGATAATAATCATATCTTAATCCTTTCGCAGTATTATTTTACAAGTGCTGGCATCCATTTTTGCCCTGGGACCAGTGTTTATGTATACATTTTTCCCGACCCCTGCTTATATACTAAAAAGGAGGATCGGGCAAAGATAATCTCAACCCGCTCCTCCTCAGTATATAAAGGCTCAAAAATACAATTCAAACAGATGCGTATAAAGAATTGAAGTCATGCAACCAGCAAGAAAAGGAGATCATGCATCTTTTTTTTGCTATACACTACAACAGGCCTAGCACAACCATCCCTTTGCCAGTGTTACTGCGGCCATGGCATCCTTGCCATATGCATCGGCGCCAGTGTATTTTTTTACCTCATCATCTATCTGCCCACCACCGATCATGATCTTCAGATTATCTCTGAGGCCTTCAGCCTTGATGGCATCAATAGTCTCTTTCATGGCATCAAAGGCAAGTGTAAGAAAGCCGCTCAGCCCTACAACCGTTGCGCCCGTCTCCTTTATCTTGCCTACAATAGTCTGGACTGGCACATCAATGCCCAGGTCATATACTTCAAAACCGCTTATATCGAGCATGAACACAACAAGGTCTTTTCCTATGTCATGGATATCGCCTGCAACCGTGGCAATAATAACCTTTCCGATCTTTTTTGCCTCAGCGCCTGAATCCTTGATATAGGGCTCAACCATCTGGGCAATACCCTTTAATATCTCACCGGAGTAAATCAGGTCAGGTATAAAATATTCCCCGTTTCCGAATCTATGTCCCACCACCTGCATACCCTCTCTGGCCTCTGCAAGTATCTGCATGGGGTCCATATTGTCACCCAGCATCTTTTTGACCGCATCCAGGGCCTCCTGTTCTTTCAGATCAGCTAATAAAGTTGATAACTCTGACATGTTTCCTCCCTCCTTGAGCTTGTTAATAAAATAATTAATCTATTCCGTATTTATAATTATTATAAATATTGCAGAATTAATATTGTTTTTAATTAATCTACATATGCGCAGCCTGAATGCATAGCCTGTCTTAGTATTCCATATAAGACTAACCGCGCTAGAATCCTAATAAATTGAAATAATGTCAAGGCAAAATTTGTCTATATTTCTACCTGTAAACGCCATATTCCTTGCAGAAATCAATAAGCGCCCTTACGTTCTGGGGTTTTGAGTAATCGATTGATGCCCCGCTTGTAAGTATAAAGCCTCCTCCCTTGCCGCAAAAATCTATAAGGTCTTTACAGTAGGCCCTTATGTCATCCGGTGTACCTGCCAGCATGAGTGATGTGGGTACATTCCCCATAATACAGCAGACATCCTTTAGAATATCCTTTGCCCTGTGCATGTCTGTCCGGTCAAAATACCATATGCACTTACCCTTTGGAAAATCTGATATTATCTCAAGACGGTGGTTATAGCTCCCCTCTGCAAATGGCACAGGTATAAGCCCTTCATCTATGATCCCGAGCATCAGTTTTTTCAGAGTGGGCCAGTAGAACTTTTCAAACTGCGACACAGACATATGGTTGTCATCACCCTTGTGCAGCGGAATAAGTACCATTGGGCTGTCAGACCTGTTACCAGAGTCTATTGCCATCTCAAGCATCATGGGCAGAAATTTTTCACAGGCCTCTGTAACAGTATCACCCCTTCGGTAAAGATCCATCATGATGCCCTTTGTACCCCTTAATGTATCGCTAAGGGCATCAAAGGGCGCTGTGCCTGAACCCTCCATAAGAATGGGAAAGCCCGCCTCCCTTGATCTTATGGCTGCCCTTTTTGTTATCTCCATTACCCTTACGCTCTCTTCACCCGCCTCAAGGAGTTTTTCAAGAAGGTCTCTCACCTCGGGTGTTGAAAAGGGCAAAAATGTCATTGGCCCTATACCATAAAGGTTGTGGGTGAGCACAGGCAGCTTTGCCAGAGGGGTCATTGAACCGAAGATTCGGGGCAGGTATTTGTGTATCAGGAAATCCGAAGGGTCATTCATGAGATGACCGTATTCATCAGAGGTCATGTATTCCCTTTCAACCACCTGGTATCCGCTCTCCTTTGGCACACCATGGCCCGGCCATTTAATAAGTTTATAGTCAAGGATCTCAAAAAGCCTGCCTGAAAAGGCCTCTGTATATGAGGCATTATCAGGCTGGAATTCCAGATTGAATTTCAGGTATGCCTCCATTGCCTCTTCCTGGTTATACATCTTGTCATATGGGGATAAACCATAGTAGCGAAGCGCATATTCGCCTATCATGGGTATAACAGGTATCCTTAAAGGAGTCTTTTTCAGTTCAATGGCATCACGTATTATGGTTACTCTTTCCTGATAAATACTTGCAGCATCCTCGTCCCTGAAGTTAATACCATCAAGGCATACCATGTGATCAAGTCTTTTAGCGAGCCTTTCATCCGGAGAAAGCGCCTTCCAGTTATCAGGTTTAATAAACATTTTTATTTTCCCTTCTCTCTTATATTACTCAATTCATATAGTTATACCAGGAACCTTGTCAAGGCTATTGTTCCCTGCGGCACCTGCCGCGATCTGCTGAGCCGGACTTGTTAGTATTGACAATATCCCGGTATTAATACTATTATTTTACCTGTTTCAGATGGCCGAACAAAAAACAGGAGAGAAAAAATGACAATTGAAAAGATGACGCTCGCAAGGCTCAAACAAAAAAAAATGAATGGTGAAAAGATAACCATGTTGACGGCCTATGATTATTCGGCTGCGACCCTGGTAGACCAGGCAGGCATAGATACCATACTGATTGGTGACTCCCTCGGAAATGTCATGCTCGGTTACAACTCGACCGTACCTGTGACAATGGATGAGATGCTTCACCACTGCAGGGCGGTAAGCAGGGCAGTAAAAAATGGTTTTGTTATAGGCGATATGCCCTTTATGTCTTACCAGGTGAGCATTGAAAAGGCCGTGGAGAATGCCGGCAGGTTCATGAAGGAGGGCAACTGTGACGCGGTAAAACTTGAGGGCGGAAGCGAGATGGCGCCTGCAGTAAATGCCATTGTAAAGGCCGGTATACCTGTTTGCGGGCATCTGGGTCTTACTCCACAGACCGCTACCATGCTGGGCGGTTACAAGGTTCAGGGTAAGGATGCAGCAAGCGCACGCAAGATAATACACTCAGCCAAAGACCTTGAAGAGGCAGGGGCGTTTATGATCGTCTTTGAGTGCATACCCGATTCACTGGCAGCGCGCATAACAGAGGAATTAAACATCCCGACCATTGGCATCGGGGCAGGCCCTGATTGTGACGGCCAGGTACTGGTATACCATGACATATTAGGTATGTATGAAAAATTCACACCCAAATTTGTAAAACAGTACCTGAACCTTGCACCCATGATAAAGGATGCCATAAAGCAGTATAAGACAGATGTGGAAAAAGGGGTATTTCCGGGGCCGGAACATGTATTCAGGATGGATCAGGGGGAGGCGGAAAAGCTCTAGGAGAGGCCAGATGGAAATCCTCATTGTTGGGCCTGGCGCCATGGGGAACCTTTTTGCAGCGCGCCTGTCTAATGCCGGATACCATGTTACCCTGCTGGATCACAACCCCGAAAGGGCTGACAGGATAAACCGGCAGGGTATTTTTATTGAGGGTGTATCCGGGGAGTACAGCGTAAATGTCCCGGTTATATCCGATCCAGCCGGTATAAGGCCTGATATAATCATCATCTTTGTCAAATCCGGAAAGACAAAAGAGGCAGCCCTCTCGGTCAGGGATATTACAGGTAAAAACACAATGATCACCACCCTCCAGAACGGCCTTGGAAACAGGGAGATGATAGAGGCGATCACAGGAAACAGGGTGATTGGCGGCATAACATCTGAAGGTGCAACATCCCTCGGGGCAGGAAGGGTCAGGCATGCGGGTGCAGGCATGACGGTTCTGGGTCCTGGAAGGGCTACAGATGAGAGGCTTGAAAACCTTGTAAGCGCACTGAACATGGCCGGTTTCAGGGCAGACTCTGCCAATAATATTGATGACCTGATCTGGGGAAAACTTATTATCAATGCAGGTATAAATGCCCTCACAGCAATAACAGGGCTAAAGAATGGTCAGCTTCCCATGTATGAAGGCACCCTTAATATAATGAAGGATGCTGTAGAAGAAGCGGTCAGGGTTTCAGAGGCATTAAATATTACCCTCCCCTATTCAGATCCCATGGAAAAGGTTCTTGAGGTATGCAGAAATACATCAGGCAATATTGCCTCCATGCTCCAGGATGTGCTTAATAAAAGGGCTACTGAAATAGACTTTATAAATGGCGCAATCCACAGGGAGGGCATAAAGGCAGGAATACCTGCGCCTGTGAACCTCTTCCTGACACGCCTCGTAAAAACAATCGAGGCAAGCTACAGTAACAGGACATTTTAACTTTATTTCGTTTAGTGGCATGCTGCTGTTAAAAACATGCCCTTTTTTATATGGTTCAGATAAATGGAACATGCAGTACCTATCCTCATCAAGGTAATTATCATATTTGCAGGCATCCTTATCCTTAACAGATTCGGTGTTCATCTTGCTGTTTCACTCATAGCAGGCGCAGTCTCTCTTGGTCTTTGGATGGGTTTAACACCTTTAAAACTCATTGCCTGTTTTTATAAAGGTGTTGTTGATCACCAGACCATAAGCCTTGCCGTTATTGTATGGCTCATAATGGTGATGAGCGATATCATGGGCAAAAGCGGGCACATGAATCGGCTCGTCATAAGCTTTACCCGTATTGCAAGGGATGCAAGGGCTGTGGGCACAGTCATGTCCGCACTGATAGGGCTTTTGCCCATGCCCGGGGGTGCGCTCTTTTCTGCCCCTATGGTAGATGAATCACTTTCAATAGTAAAGGCCACGCCTGAACACAAGACGGCACTCAATTAC
Proteins encoded in this region:
- a CDS encoding cobalamin B12-binding domain-containing protein, translating into MTVKKIKNRVLIAKPGLDGHDRGAKIIARALRDSEFEVIYTGIRQTPEEIASTAIQEDVAAIGLSSLSGAHLRLFPAVVAELKQRGAGDIMVLGGGIIPDDDIVALKEAGIDAIFTPGAPLAEIIEAFKEACDKFYGRKQTE
- a CDS encoding methyltetrahydrofolate cobalamin methyltransferase: MIIIGEKINGTRKRVKEAIASKDADFIKELALKQVRAGVDFLDVNAGTSPDKEPSDMIWLITTIQEVTDVTLCLDSANPEALKAGFTVVKKNPMLNSLSGEKIRVNGVLPLACEHQTELIVLTCDDDGIPTTVEKRLEILDSLIEMTRKGGLSDNKLHVDPLVGTISTSTESGNMAFDAMRQILKKYPDVHITGGLSNISYGLPARSIVNQAFAVLAIAAGMDSAIIDPENQELREILYAADVVLGKDRFCGRFTKAFRAGIIGKKK
- a CDS encoding methionine synthase — encoded protein: MSELSTLLADLKEQEALDAVKKMLGDNMDPMQILAEAREGMQVVGHRFGNGEYFIPDLIYSGEILKGIAQMVEPYIKDSGAEAKKIGKVIIATVAGDIHDIGKDLVVFMLDISGFEVYDLGIDVPVQTIVGKIKETGATVVGLSGFLTLAFDAMKETIDAIKAEGLRDNLKIMIGGGQIDDEVKKYTGADAYGKDAMAAVTLAKGWLC
- the panB gene encoding 3-methyl-2-oxobutanoate hydroxymethyltransferase, which codes for MTIEKMTLARLKQKKMNGEKITMLTAYDYSAATLVDQAGIDTILIGDSLGNVMLGYNSTVPVTMDEMLHHCRAVSRAVKNGFVIGDMPFMSYQVSIEKAVENAGRFMKEGNCDAVKLEGGSEMAPAVNAIVKAGIPVCGHLGLTPQTATMLGGYKVQGKDAASARKIIHSAKDLEEAGAFMIVFECIPDSLAARITEELNIPTIGIGAGPDCDGQVLVYHDILGMYEKFTPKFVKQYLNLAPMIKDAIKQYKTDVEKGVFPGPEHVFRMDQGEAEKL
- a CDS encoding 2-dehydropantoate 2-reductase, whose translation is MEILIVGPGAMGNLFAARLSNAGYHVTLLDHNPERADRINRQGIFIEGVSGEYSVNVPVISDPAGIRPDIIIIFVKSGKTKEAALSVRDITGKNTMITTLQNGLGNREMIEAITGNRVIGGITSEGATSLGAGRVRHAGAGMTVLGPGRATDERLENLVSALNMAGFRADSANNIDDLIWGKLIINAGINALTAITGLKNGQLPMYEGTLNIMKDAVEEAVRVSEALNITLPYSDPMEKVLEVCRNTSGNIASMLQDVLNKRATEIDFINGAIHREGIKAGIPAPVNLFLTRLVKTIEASYSNRTF